TGCAATGGCTAGCCTCTCACTATGGTAGTTTAAGGCggtctctttctcttcctcctctataTCTGCCAATACGTTACTTGTGCGAGGGATGTAACCTTCTCGCCTCAATCTCTCAGCTATCTCAGCCAGCATTTCATATATCTGCTCACTCTCAGGATGTGACCTGTCTCCCATAACAAATTCATATACAGAGTTTCGGAGCTCAACGAGACTATGCCCAGGGTTTTTCCTCACTCTATCTTTTACCATTGTCTTCCTAAGCACATGAACATCTGCCCACATCCCAACAGCAGCATAAAGGTTGGAGAGGAGCACATAGTCTCCACTGTGCCCAGGGTCAAGCTCAACCAACCGTTCCCAAGCAACCTTCCCTAGTTCCAGCTTCTTGTGCATAGCACAAGAACCCAGCAAGGTCCTCCATACCACAGCATTTGGCTCCAATGGCATTGTGATGATATAATCGTAAGCCTCCTCAACTCTTCCTGCTCTCCCCAACAGGTCCACCATACATCCAAGATGCTCAATCCTCGGTGAAATGCCATAATCCTCCTTCATCCTATCGAAATACCTAAATCCATCATCAACCAATCCACAGTGGCTACATGCATACAAAACTCCTACCATAGTAATTTCAGTTGGCACTAACTTCTCCCTCTCCATTAGACTGAAAAGCTCAAGTGCCTCCTTCCCAAACCCATTCGCTGCCAGCCCTACGATCAACGACGTCCAAGAGACGACGGTCCTCCCCAACCCCATCTCCTCAAATATCCTCCTTGCATCGTTGACACTACCACACTTGGCATACAGATCAATCAGGGCATTGCTCACATGCGAATTTTCAACCAACCCAACCTTTTCCACATACACATGAACCCTCCTCCCAAGAGCAAGCGCCCCAAACTCCGCACAAGCGGTTAGAACACTGACTATGGTGAATCCATCTGGCGCAAAGTCAACGCCCAACATCTCCCAGAAGACAGTGAGAACCTCGTTAGGTCGCCCGTTGGCCGCAAAGCTGTTAAGCATCGAATTCCACGAGACAAGGTTCCGCCCACGCAccggcatttcgtcgaacaccttatGCGCGCTCTCGAACAGGCCGCACGCGCCATAAAGGTGGACGAGCGAGTTCTGGACGAAGACGAGCGTGACGAAGCCGTTCTTGGCGGCCTCAGCATGGAGGCACTCCCCTTCACGGAGTGCGAGGAGGCGCGCGCACGCCTGGATCAGCGGCGGGTAGGTGTGCGTGTCGGgcagcgcgaggcggcggcggtggagctcgaGCGCGACGCGCGGGCGGGGCGAGCCCGCGGCGATGCGGAGCACGGTGTTGAGGGGGAACGGGTCTAGTGGCCCGtgcgggaggaggcgggagaGTACCGCGACGGCgtagcggagcggcggcgcgcggagggcggcgaggtggaAGAGGAGGTGCTTGGCGAGGAGCGGGTGGGAGGTGGGCACCCCGGCCCGGAGCGCCCGCGCGTGGATctgcttggcggcggcgagggatggcgcggcgaggtggaggcggaggagcgcgACGCAGTGGCGCAGCGCCGGGCGGGTGGACGGGATCGCCTCGCTCATCGGAGGGGCATCtggtcgccggctcgccgccgttcgtgcgccgccgcccgcgcgggcGCTGTGGATTTTCGCGCGATTTCGAGCCGTGCTCTTCTGCAGAGTGGGCCGGGAATCTCCGGCCCAACGCGGTGGGCTGGTTAGATGGGCCAAGGCCGGGCCAATATGTCTGGGCCCAAAAAGGCCCATGCCAACGGGGAgaaacgacgacggcgaggccacCGTCCGCTGGCGAGTGCAGcggttgcaacttgcaactcACGACCTGCCTGCCCTCCAGGGTTAATACACAAGATTCTAGCAAAAATGACAACATTCTCGGACACCGAGTCAGCCATGATACTAGCTTCAATGAACAGTAACAATGAGTAAATCAGTAAATTATCAATCAGGTTACGGTGCACTAGGCAACAGATTTCTGAGTTTTGTTACACATAAGAGGACTAGATTTAGCAGTCACCACGAGCATGAACATATGATAGAAACTTAAACTTAAAAAGGCGCGATATCCACAGCAGCTACCTAGAACTATGAAGTAAAGAATAAACCTCAACACACACATTAAGAAGGCAAGCAATCCCGAGTGCATATTATGTACACGGACATGACATAAGTTTTCCTATCCTGGCAATAGCAGATTCACACTTCACAGGGGTTCATTTCAACGTGGAAATTCATCAGAAATTCGTTTGCAGTGATGATGAGTAATACTCTCCGGTCTCGACACAAGCAACCAGCACTTGCATTAGATGGATGGGGCTCTGGAGGTGGTGTGCAACTGGGCGTCTTCGAAGATATCCACATCCTCTAGCTTCTCAGGCTTCAGGCAAGCCGGGATGTAGGAGGTGTAGACGGCATCCATGTTCGGCGTGTCTTTCACGTTGTGCTGAACCACCTCGAGAGGGGTCTTGGCGAACGCCGGGTAGAACCGCATATGGCAAATGTAGGCGAAGATGAAGCTTATTGGGATGAGGGGCACAAGAACAGGGGAGTACAAGAACTTCTTCAGCAGGATGACACCAACCATGGTGATCTGGTAAATCAGTAGAGCTGCAATGATCCTTGTGTGCATATGTGGCCACATTCGCCCGTTGCTCTCGTAGCTGGGAACATAAACTCGGAGAACCTGCGTTAAAAGAAAGGTTACCCCGTCACAAAGTTTATCTAGCAATGGCTATCATCAGAGACTCAAGAGTATTAAAAAGGATTGAAAGCGGATTTCAGAAGTTCATGCTGAAGTAGGTTTCATAACCTACATTCGACAATGGGAAACTACTAATTAATTTGTCCTTTCCAATTCAGTTTCAATATTAGTGTGTTAAAACTTCGGTTAAAGCAAGTAACTCTTGGCTCACCTGATTTTTCACTATAATCCATCCAAGAGCAAAGTAAGCAACACCAAATGGAATAATCAGAGGTGCAATGACAGAGTAGCACAGCACTATTGTAACTATGAGCATGTCATTCGGAACCCTGGTGTTATATCCTAGGTCGCCTGGAGCCCAAGCTGCTCTCACTTCATCCTCGGTCTTGCATAGGTACTTCCTCTTCAGGTGGAAAATGATAAGAGGGACCAAGCGAGAGAGCTCAAGCCCATAACCAACAAAGAATCTGGCAACAAAAACAAATGAAAAGTTACTTTCTGAATTGTACAGACGTGTAGGATGGAAATAGCTGACAATACCAGGTACATAATGTGAGAAGAAAGCATTGCTTACTTCAGTGCAACAAATGTAAGGAAGAAAGTTGCACTTCCTGGAAGGCTGCTGGCAAGCATGTTCACAATCCCAGGAGGGTTATTGATTATGGTTGTCAAAGCACTGAACAATGTGGAACTAATAGTAACCCCAAGGAAGACATTGAACACAATGAAGTAGAAGTACTTCCCTGCTGCTGCCCTAACTGTATGACCCTGTGAAGGAATCCCCTCCAGCTTTGAGAGGAACATTAGAAGACTAGGCAGCAAAGCAAGGAAAACAATAAGTGCAAGCTGCGGGAGGTAAGCCTGTAGGACAGTCTTGATTTTCGGTTGGTCCACCACCACCTTCAGAAAGGGAAGCTTCTCCCTCAACTTCTCCAAAGTTGTAAGAGCAGAGATAGCAGTAATAGGAATCATATAGAAAACCACTGTGAGAAAGACAATGGTATAGACCACAACCTGTCTGATTTGCCTCTCATATATTTTCTTGGAAAGATTAGACCATATTATCTGGCGTGGTTCAGGAGCCTGCTCAACAGTCCATTTATCAAACATCTGAGCATGGAGAGTCTGAGATGCAGAAGCTGCAGCAGATCTTCTGTTGAAAAACACAATTGCAGCCTGTTGCTGTTTCTCACGAAGGGTAGTCTTCTGTTCGGCCTCCAGTTTGGGCAGCAACTCCTTGATTTGGTCATTACAATACTCAATTGTATCAACCTTTTTACCGATAAGACCAAGAAATCCAATCCGATGCGTAGGCTTGGTGCCCTCAGGCTTGCCTGTTGTTTTAGACTCCGCATAGACAACTTCAGCACGAGCAATTTTCTGTTTGTGACCTTCAATCTCTTGATAAATTTTGTCAGCCTGCAAAGTGCATTATGATCAGAATACATGGATTTTGGGGTACATTCTGAGACATGTCGCACAAGTATACAAGAAAGATAAAACAAGGACCATCAGTCCCCCTAAAAACATCTTAAGAGTGGCAATACCTTTGTGTGGTCAGTCACAACCATTGATCTGTAGAAGGTATCAGGATGAAGTGCTCGGAAATATGAGTCTACAGAATCCTTTATAGTTTGATCAGGAGGTGGCTTAGGAACATCTCTCACCAACACAGCAAACTCCTCCGGTTTAACATCTGGTGTTGATCTTGCAGCCGCTCTCATATTAGAAACATGCTTGTAGGACTTCCATAGTACGAAGTACGTGACAAAAGAGACCCAATAGACTGATAATAGAAATGCCCACAGCCTTCGGCTATGTTCCTGTAGAAAATGTAAAGGAGTTTGGCTGTGAGTATGATTATATGATAATCAGGATCTTGAATGCTAGCCTTGACTGGAGATTAGGAAGTTCTATCTCTACAATTTCTACAGAAAAATAAAAGACCAGTTTCTGTACTAATTGATTGCTCATAATTTACACATGAACAAATTCATAATACAATGTTGAGAGACTTTACAAGCAGCCACATCAAGAAttcagggcctgtttggcacagctccaactccagctccacccctcctggagttggagttcagccaaacagtttcagctccaccaaaactccaccaaaactggaagtggagctgggtggagctctctcacaaaatgaactagagttgtggagctgggtttaggcaactccacaactccactccagacccaactcctggactcttggagctaaatttaggagttggagctgtaccaaacaggccctcatACTGGGCTACAAGCCAATTGGCCATAGGGCGTAAACTGATATGGCAGTTATTCAAGGATATTGATCATCACAAATCCATTTGGATCAAAACTTTGGAAATGGCGGAGCTAACAGAACAGAAAGGAACACTAGGCTGATCAATGATCATACAGTGACATGTAAATAGTAACAAGCAATCAGGGAATATGGTTGCCATGTTTTTGTATATAACAACATGCTTATAtttgttccttttcttttacagAAGGGACAATCTCAGCAAGCAAAATACTGGTGCCGTGCGATTCCTATAGTCATATACATCATAAACTGGTAACAAGCCAAGCCATGCAAGTAAACTCGAGTTGAAGGGCCACTTACTTGAACATTGCCCAGTGCTAATTTCTCGAGCTCTGTGAAGTTCTGGGGTGTTTTGCCATTCTTCAGGCCAATAGCCCTTTCCAGGTTCAGGTTATCGTCAGTAGCAGCAACAGGTAGCAGAACTGGAAGCAGCACAATCCCAGAGAACACCAAGATGGACAACACTGTAACATAAGAGAAAATTATTAAACAAATTGTCATAATAGGTGGCAAGTCAATATGTTATATCAACTTAGCTATTTTTAGCCAAAATGGCACCTTAGCCAAATTTAATCAGTAAAGTGCAGCATAAATCAATTAACATGCTGAATTTCATACTTGGCAATCCTCCATGCATCATAGTTTTCTATAGCCAACCTTTCATTCAGCACGACTTGCCCCTATAAATTGGCCCCGTTTTGTtagcgaaaagaaaatttttgggtgtcacatcggatgtttgaccagatgttggaaggggttttcggacacgaatgaaaaaacaaatttcataactcgcctggaaaccacgagacaatcttttgagcctaattaagccgacattagcacatgtggtttactatagcacttatggctaatcatggactaattaggctcaaaagatccatctcgtgatttccatgcaaactgtgcaattagtttttgtttttatctatatttgatactctatgcatgtgtccaaagattcgatgtgacgtttttgggaaaaaaaaattggaaactaaacaaggccttacaGAGCCACGCAATTTTCTCCAAATAAATTGTTTAGTCTAAGAAAGCATGAATTAGTAGTAATTGTTATCTTTATGTTGGTACATGAAACGGtgaaacataaaaatattttttatcagtttttttatatataatacacGGTACTACTACTTCTGCAAACAAAAGgataacaaaaaaacaaaagtgaGAAGAAATCTCTGGACCAAATTTCCTGGGATTCAGTACTACAGGGGCACCtagaaattaaaatttagaactcCCCGACCCGAAAATACTCGAAGAAATCGCAcgaaaccattttttttttccgttggaGCAAAATCACAACCAACTCAACTCCTGAAAtaaactgaactgaactgaactaaGAGAGCGCAGGGGAGAGGGATGTTGTTGCTATTATTATTATACCGGAGGAGAGGAAGACGAGGtagacggcggcgtcgaccccgccggcggcgacgacgtcacCCTCCGAGGCGGAGATCGCCTGGCGCAGCCACCCGACGGGGCTCCTcgtcccccgcccccgcccctccCACGGGTCGAGCCCCCGCAGCAGGACGCTCGGGTAGTACACCGGCGCATTGCCCGGCCTGCTCGACAGCCACGTGAACACCAGCACCAGCACGACGAAGATCACGAACGACGTCAGCAGCGACGTCACGAACGACGCGGtgtccatcccgccgccgcctccctcctccggcttcgATTAGTGGTGGCGTCGGGAGCGATTAGCGGGGGTGATTAGGGAGGAAGGGGGGAAGCATTGGATGCTTGCTTTGCTTGGGTTTGGTttgcgaggggaggggaggagtggAGTTGATGAGTTGTGGAGGTTGCCAAATGaaggaaagggagaggaggaagaagacactACTAGACAAGcaaaggaaggggaggagacaAAGGAGGAAAGCGTGAATTACTGTATTGCCCCTATATCTGATTGTTAATTTTGTTTCGCTgccctcgcaaaaaaaaaaaaaatttgtttcgCTGCTTTTGCTGCTGGAAAGAAGCAGTAGGGCCTTCTTTTTTGACTTCACGGGTGGAGTGACCGTTTTACCCTTTGAAGCCGTGTCCTTGGCGATGGAGAGTGATCGAGGTTGACAGGTGGTGAAGATACGGGGAGTGTTTGGGATGTATTAAAAAATGGTGTTCAATTTATGGAAAGATTAAAGTATTTATCAAGTGTATTAAGTGTGACAAGTAAGAAAAACACGCAATAAGTTATTTAGATAAATAGTACAAACTACATGTTTAAGTATgaactccctccatctcaaaataaaagAAACTGGATGAGGCATTTTCTAGTAGTACGAATATGGATAGCTTATTTTTTAAtcctagattcttatattttgggatggaaaaGTATAGGGTTAAGAAAATTTAAGTATGTATCCGTTTAAATTAATAcacatttataattataaatgatGACCGAAgtgtaaactttttttttgaagcgGGGAGAAGATGAATTTCACTAAATATGTACTACTATATATTACATTTATGTAGAACCATTCGACATCGTGATATTaaactttattaaaaaaaattaaaagggggagggggacgaACTTCAGTAAAcatgtactagtagtatattaCATTCGTATAGAACAATTCAACATTGTCATTCTCTTAAATTCTCATTGGTACTtattatctatttaaaaaacaGAACGAGCTGTGATGTTGACATGAACTGGAAAGAAGCGCatatggaaagaaaaaaagaaaacataaaaaaCAAGCAAGCATGGGTGTGTGTACATACTGGCATATATGGATAGGCTTgggcatgcatttttttttttaaagcttGGGCATGTCCATTTGTCCATGTCGGCATATGCCGCGCTAACAAAGAGCCATACTTggcatgaaaaagaaaaaggaaaaaagagtagTCATAACAGAAAGAGATTTGAAGGAAAAACCTAGGATCCAACGGGCAACGGGCAACGGCAACGGTGCTGTATCTGTGGGTGCACCGGCCCACGTGCAGTTGCAGCGGGGCGCTAAATGGCACAGCAGGGGGGCAATTTGGTCAcgagaataataataaaattgtaaaaGGAATTAAAGAAAGCCCAGTGGATATGAAAGGACCTGGCTTGTTGTGGGGCCCATTCGTGTGGTTCTACTAGTACTTCTCCTGGGCCTTTCGCTTTGCGAGAGAGAAAGCCACGTGGCGGGGGAAGCCTGGGCTGCCGACACCCCGCCCACATGTCGTCCAACCGCCCGCTCACACGCGCCGCGCATGTGCCTGCCTACGCTACgtgacggcgacgtcgacgacggcgaggcggaagGGAAAACGCTTGGGACGCGCTGCGCACACGCAGTCACGCACAAAATTCAGGCCTTGTTCTTGGTACgttgtcacattggatatacatatacacatttaaaatattaaatgtattctactaacaaaataaattagattTCTAAAAGAAACAGATTAagctaattaattcgtcattctcaaatgtttactgtagcaccacattgtcaaatcatggtgcaattaggcttaaaagattcgtatcGCAATTTACACTTAAtctatgtaatttgtttttttctatatttaatactccatatatgtgtctaaacattcaaTCTGACAGcgtgaaattttttattttgagaactaaacacggcctcaaTCGTGCACTCGTATATATCCGTCCTTAAAAATAACTCAACCATAGGTGCTTGTCCggacttcttttttcttttttctttgaaacACACATGCACGCCTACAATACGCACACACTTGTTTTTATGAACGTACACACATGTACGTCCTATTTTTAGAATATTTTCTAAAGGCTGAATTGGTATATATTGAGATTTGACAAAATCATCGTGGACATCTCATTATTAATGGATATGTCTTAtatcactgaaagaataattattgCCATGAATATGTCATAGTCTAGACTCGAAATCATGCTCCATTAGCTATAGTCTAATGAATACATCCTTCCttgtgttactccctccgttgaaAATTAGTTTTGTTCTTTAGTCAAACTATCATGAGCTTAGCCAAAATctttagaaaaatatttatatatcaaATGAGCATAATATccattataaaatataattttataatttatttatttaaagttATACATGCTAATACTTTTCTTTGTGAACTTGATTATTGGAATAGTCCGACTTAGGACGAAACTCACGTAAGTTTGACTCAAGATAATGCAACGCGTGATACGTAAAGcctaattaacatatgcattAAATTGTTCACGTTCGATCTTGGTGGTATATGTCAATGGATTTCTTATAGCTTTTTCAATTGCTACTGTGCACACATATGGCTGGATATCAAGCCAACTGGACTCAGTTCTGACTTAGGATAACAAATTGATAGAATAACAAAAACTAAACTAGCTCGTTAAGCCTAGCTCGACCCGGCTCGTTTGCCTACATGAGTTGGCTTGTTAATGTCAGGAGCCAACACGCTCAAACCAACATTAATCTGTTCAAGTTTACAAAATGTTTGTATACAATCCAAGCTATAGTAAATCATAGTTTGCTTCATATTTTCATACAATCCACCaaacacatgtatatatagcaAGGTCAGTCCAAATTTTCAGGTCTATGAATAAGCGGAGCGGCACGAGACGACTAGTAGATGGGAGGGATCGATCGAGAAGGCCAAATGCCACATATGAGGATGACGGATCATCTACAGTACTGCAGAGAAGTACTGTTCATGCGACTATGCGAGGAGAACAATGTGAGCTAATGCGATTCCTTCGATCCTGATCAAACGGTCTCCGTTCTCCCTAACACCGGGAACGGTAGATCCTGTGCATTACAACTGGATCCCAAATCGAGGATAACACATGTACTAGGttggagttctttttttttctgttagagattactctctccgtcccataatataagggattttgggtggatgatgtgtcacatccacccaaaatccctaTTCAGATTCATTGTAATAGGATGTGTCACGTCCAcccaaaatcacttatattatagggaaaattggaaccatgccattataattttgtaaaatttgagatatgtcatcctgacccacatatcattgactcatgtgggttttacatgtcattgagatatcgatgacatatctcaaactttgtaaaattataatggcatggttccaaataaCCCTATATTATAGGCCGGAGAGGGTAGCATTTTAGTACTAGTTAGACTGCTGGTGTGTTGCTAGCTTATGTTGCTCGTcatggccttttttttttttgcgaggctTGTCATGGCTCATTTGACTCGTGAGCTAACTCACCAGCCAACTCAAGGCTAAACCCTTAGCTCAACTCATTTGCAAATTCAAACGAGCCAAGCCACGAGTTTTGCACATCCATATGATTAATATGTTAACAGATTTTTTATTTGGCATTTCCAATTAACTTGTCAACTCAAACTCCTAGCTTGCATCAATATACGATGGATATTTCAGTGTCAAAGTGGACAAGTCAACTTTGTAATCTCGACGCAAGGCCGTACGGTAGCATCTGTGAGGTGTGCGACTGTTTAGTGCCTCCTAAAATCAGGGCCCTCTAAATCGTAATTATATGAAATAttaaaatacttaattaatagcATAACTAGAATGCTAAATCCCAAAATATCATAACTATGGTCGAGAACTAAAATTAGAAGGGCATGATAGGCCAACATAAGCTAAATTAGCTTAACAATGTTTTGCGAGTCGTCGTGATTGGCTGTCTATGTGTCTTCCGCCATTCTCTACCTGTCGATTGCGATAATAATACCGTGGGATATGCATGGCTATCAATTTTAGGCTTCATTATGTATTTCTCTCACTATGGCCTCCCATTCCTAGCCACGGCGCAATACCCCgtttattgttattatatgattttattttcgGTTTATGTTTGGCATATGGCACCCATTCGGGCCTATTTGTTTTCAGAGACTTATTccaagtccctatcacatcagatgtttggacaTTAATTTGGAGTATCAAagatacactaattacaaaactcattccataaccttggactaattcgcgagacgaatcttttaagtctaattacgccatgattttgacaatgtgatgctacagtaaacttttgataattatggattaattaggcttaaaaaattcgtctcgcggattagctctcatttatgaaattagtttttttattagtctatgtttaatattctaaattagcgtccaaacatccgatgtgacatgggctaaaaagttttagccccatctaaacaccccccaACTAGACATAGCAAATACTACCTATGGAGTTATTATCCCGAGCCTACTCGCACGAGCTGAACTGGCATATATAGTTGGATTACTATATGCAAAAGCTGCTCCGTACATActaaagtactccctccttccctatatgtataaataaaagtatatttaacaataaattaaatgatagaaaaaaacttaaattttttaataagacgaacggtcaaatatttttttaaaaaaatcaacggcgtcaaacattttaggatggagtgAGTACTTTCTTTCTAggtcaaaagaaaaaaacaaaccgGCCCTTTTCATGATCAAAATGCATCGCTAGTATACTTGGCTAGTAATCACGCCACGTCCTTGAGCTGGTGAGATGTTCCATTCCTGACAGTTGGGAGCTCGCGTCTAGGTCATCATTATTCAAAGAAGGTTCAACTagattgacggagcgtggggctcctcatcgggagaccgcgcaggcccccctttgccggttcggccgggggcgctaagtgaggttcttcgccctcgatctgaggaacgtccgcgagagaggaaatgcacaagacacgagcgacgtagacaggttcggaccgctgagaagcgtaacaccctactcctgtgttctggtggatctgtgcgtgaaggaatccagagagccggagagcgagcAAGAGTTCAGGGTCTAGAACCCATTCGCCAGAGTCTCAACCCctcttccctttttttctcttccctctctctctcctaggcctgggcctcctttttatctagtcaggggtcaccacaagGGCCTCTAGCTGgctaagaaaggaaacatgctttttacaatgaggacTAGTCTATAGCCGGAAGTGActtctgacaagcagagcacacgcctcctgccccccTCGCCAGctttcccggtggacgcccatttcaacattcattcaatggccagcgacttccttgccatgcttgcgctgaagcctggaatggatctgaccgggactgacataccaactccaagagttagcacgccggctccggctagggacgagagccaggaagctctcatcattccgacgggacggggcgaggcgtgtgacaggccgcctgttgccacctaacccgcgatctgaccggtctgtgaccggtcatacaccgcgaccggtcacagacAGGATAAgtgtgcgctgcgccgcattaaatgcggtgtggcgcgctcgtccaacctgttataaatgcggttaggtgagccccgctgtgctcatctaacccacacacgtggcgccaaaaccacagggggtcggggcgccccagccctcggggccgaaacgggagcggcccgacccctcggggggacagagggaggggtggccacgtcaccctcgggccctcaggccacgtgggtgaccgcggctacccaagcctctagtcacgatacccccggccccatgtcaccgacatagATATTGTCAAATTTGCCAAggttaattatagattatttttaccTCCTAATTTGCAGCAATACAACGTTTTTACCTATTATTTCTGGCAAAAGCTCAAAGCTAGTTCAAACTTCAAAGGTATACCAACCGACAAATTTTAGGATTCTTCTAAAgcgaacaatatatatatatataccaactTTATACTCCTTTTTTCTGAATAAAAAGAATACCAGCTTAATTTGGCAGGAG
The window above is part of the Oryza sativa Japonica Group chromosome 7, ASM3414082v1 genome. Proteins encoded here:
- the LOC4342407 gene encoding CSC1-like protein ERD4 is translated as MDTASFVTSLLTSFVIFVVLVLVFTWLSSRPGNAPVYYPSVLLRGLDPWEGRGRGTRSPVGWLRQAISASEGDVVAAGGVDAAVYLVFLSSVLSILVFSGIVLLPVLLPVAATDDNLNLERAIGLKNGKTPQNFTELEKLALGNVQEHSRRLWAFLLSVYWVSFVTYFVLWKSYKHVSNMRAAARSTPDVKPEEFAVLVRDVPKPPPDQTIKDSVDSYFRALHPDTFYRSMVVTDHTKADKIYQEIEGHKQKIARAEVVYAESKTTGKPEGTKPTHRIGFLGLIGKKVDTIEYCNDQIKELLPKLEAEQKTTLREKQQQAAIVFFNRRSAAASASQTLHAQMFDKWTVEQAPEPRQIIWSNLSKKIYERQIRQVVVYTIVFLTVVFYMIPITAISALTTLEKLREKLPFLKVVVDQPKIKTVLQAYLPQLALIVFLALLPSLLMFLSKLEGIPSQGHTVRAAAGKYFYFIVFNVFLGVTISSTLFSALTTIINNPPGIVNMLASSLPGSATFFLTFVALKFFVGYGLELSRLVPLIIFHLKRKYLCKTEDEVRAAWAPGDLGYNTRVPNDMLIVTIVLCYSVIAPLIIPFGVAYFALGWIIVKNQVLRVYVPSYESNGRMWPHMHTRIIAALLIYQITMVGVILLKKFLYSPVLVPLIPISFIFAYICHMRFYPAFAKTPLEVVQHNVKDTPNMDAVYTSYIPACLKPEKLEDVDIFEDAQLHTTSRAPSI
- the LOC4342406 gene encoding pentatricopeptide repeat-containing protein At4g21065 — encoded protein: MSEAIPSTRPALRHCVALLRLHLAAPSLAAAKQIHARALRAGVPTSHPLLAKHLLFHLAALRAPPLRYAVAVLSRLLPHGPLDPFPLNTVLRIAAGSPRPRVALELHRRRLALPDTHTYPPLIQACARLLALREGECLHAEAAKNGFVTLVFVQNSLVHLYGACGLFESAHKVFDEMPVRGRNLVSWNSMLNSFAANGRPNEVLTVFWEMLGVDFAPDGFTIVSVLTACAEFGALALGRRVHVYVEKVGLVENSHVSNALIDLYAKCGSVNDARRIFEEMGLGRTVVSWTSLIVGLAANGFGKEALELFSLMEREKLVPTEITMVGVLYACSHCGLVDDGFRYFDRMKEDYGISPRIEHLGCMVDLLGRAGRVEEAYDYIITMPLEPNAVVWRTLLGSCAMHKKLELGKVAWERLVELDPGHSGDYVLLSNLYAAVGMWADVHVLRKTMVKDRVRKNPGHSLVELRNSVYEFVMGDRSHPESEQIYEMLAEIAERLRREGYIPRTSNVLADIEEEEKETALNYHSERLAIAFALLKSLPGIPIRIIKNLRMCGDCHVAFNLISKVYDREIIVRDRSRFHHFQGGACSCKDYW